GCGTGCCGTGGAAGAAATCGGCGGCATGGACCGGGCGCGCGGGCAGGCGCAGCCCGCGCTCCAGCGCCGACAGCGCGAAGCGGTGCGCCACGGGCCAGGCCCCGCCCGCGCCGGTGACGATCTGATAGGGCTCGGCCCGCAGGCGCGCGGCCAGCCGGGCGGCCTCGGGCTCGAAGGCCGCTTTCGCAGGCCCGAGATCGCGGGGCAGGGCGGCCAGCCCCTCGCGGACCGCGTCGGGCGCCGCGATCTCTCCCCGCGCCGCGAGCAGATGGACAGCCCAGGCCAGCGCCTGCAGGCAAAGGGCCTCGGGCGCCATCGGCGCGAGCGTCCAGACCGCGGCCCCCCGGGCGGCAAGCGTCTCCGCCAGATCCGGGTCGGGCGCCGAAAGCAGCACCAGCGTGCCGGGCGCGCGCTCCGGCGGCAGGCCGATCCGCGCCTCCTCCGAGGCAAGCGCGAAAGAGGCCAGCCGCGAGGTCCGGCCCACCAGATCGAGCGCGGGTTGCGCCAGAAGCTGCGCCTCTCCCCCGCCCACCAGCACGAGCCTTTCCACCGACAGGGCCGGGATCCAGCGCGCCGCCGTCTCGGCCGCCGCCAGCGCCGCTTCGAGATCCCGCCGATGGCCCGCCGCGTCAAACGGCCCGGCAAGGGCAGTGGCGCGAGACAGGGACGAGCCGGCGGGAAGATTCATGAGACCGATCTCACAGCGAGGCAAAAAAGGATCGGTCCGGCCGCCGCAGCGACTGAGAGACCGATCTCATACTCATACTGCACGCGAGACTCGATCTGGCAAGAGATTCTTTGACGGCGTGCGAGAGGTCAGGCGCGGCCGAAATCGACCCGCGCCACCGAGCCGCGCGCGATGAGGCGGGTGGGAAAGCGCACCTGGCGGGCCGGCTGGTCGCTGCCCTCGATGCGCTCGAGCAGCATCTTCGTGGCCAGAGGTCCGATCTGGCCCACGGGCTGCGCCACGACGGTGATCTGCGGATCGGTGAAGGTGGCGAGGTCGAAGTCGTCGAAACCGATCAGCGACACGTCGCGCGGCACGGCAAGCCCCATCGAGCGCAGCGCGAGCAGCGCCCCCGTCGTCATCAGACTGTCCACGGTGAAAAGCGCGGTCGGCCGCTCGGGCCGGCTGAACAGGCGGATCGTGGCGTCGATGGCATGTTCGACCGTCGATTGCGACACGGCGATGAGCCGGTCTTCGGCCGGTAGCCCCGCCTCGGCCAGCGCGCGCAGATAGCCCTCGCGCCGCTGCCGGGCGGTGGCGATACGCGAGGCGTCGTGGATCAGCGCGATCCGCCGGTGCCCGTTCGCGATCAGCAGGCCGATGGCCTCGTGCGCGCCGCCCTCGTTGTCGACCGTCACGCTGTCGCACTCCATCCCCGGCAGCTCGCGGTCGATCAGCACGAGCGGCACGCCCTCGCGCACCAGCCGCGCCAGATGGCGGTTGTCGCCCTCGGAGGCGGGGGCCACGATCATGCCGCGCACATTCAGCGCGCGCAGATTGTCGAGCAGGCCCTGCTCCTGCGCGAGGCTCTCGTCGCTGCTGGCGATGAGCAGACTGTGCCGGCTCCGGCGCAGAGCCGCATCGATGTCATGGGCCACGCGGGCGAAAAACGGGTTCTGGATGTCGCCGGGCACGAAGCCCACGATGGGCATCTGCCCCTGCCGCAGCGCCTGCGCGATCCGGTTGCCGCGGTAGCCCAGCCGCTCGGCCGCCTCCTGCACCCGCCGCGCGGCCTCGTCGCCCACATAGCCGTAGCCGTTCAGCGCCCGCGCCGCCGTCGCCCGGGACACCTGCGCGGCCGCGGCGACGTCCTTGACCGTCACCGCGCGCTTCACGGCCCGGGGCGGCCCGTCTTCTGCCACTGGACTCTCCATTGCGCGCGGTGGAACGGCCTTCCGCTTACCAGAGGAAGGCCCGTTCCTTCAAGCCGCGCGCCGTGCCGGATACCCGCGCCCCGCCGTCCGGCATCGCCACGAGGCCCGGGCGCCGCTGTTTCCCGACCGGCGCAAGGCCCTGACAGCCCGCGCCCGGCGAGGCTGATGCGGATGTCGTCAGGCTCTCCTGCCTCT
The window above is part of the Cereibacter sphaeroides 2.4.1 genome. Proteins encoded here:
- a CDS encoding LacI family DNA-binding transcriptional regulator — its product is MAEDGPPRAVKRAVTVKDVAAAAQVSRATAARALNGYGYVGDEAARRVQEAAERLGYRGNRIAQALRQGQMPIVGFVPGDIQNPFFARVAHDIDAALRRSRHSLLIASSDESLAQEQGLLDNLRALNVRGMIVAPASEGDNRHLARLVREGVPLVLIDRELPGMECDSVTVDNEGGAHEAIGLLIANGHRRIALIHDASRIATARQRREGYLRALAEAGLPAEDRLIAVSQSTVEHAIDATIRLFSRPERPTALFTVDSLMTTGALLALRSMGLAVPRDVSLIGFDDFDLATFTDPQITVVAQPVGQIGPLATKMLLERIEGSDQPARQVRFPTRLIARGSVARVDFGRA